TTTTGCAAAGCGGCCGATTCGTAAAACGAAAGATCCTGCAGTTGCTGGGGAACGGGATCCAGGAAACGCTCCTGCGGCAGGTAAACCCTTTGGCCGTTGTTTGCCAGCAAAATATTCCATGCATTAAATACAAAGTTCCGGGTCTGGGCAACCTCCTCGCGCATGGCCTGGAACTCTTCCCTGAAAATATAAAACTCGAATACATCTTTCTCCTCAATCGACGGATCCCCTTCATCGCGCAGGCGCTCCAGTTCCTTTTCCGCTTCGTCAAGCTGCGACTGGGCGTCCCTCACAAGTCGTTCAAGCTCGGTGACCAGAAGCGCCGACTGGTAAAGCTCAAACATCTGCAAGACGAAGGTCTCTTTTTCCGCTTCAAACTCATAGCGGGCAGCCTCTACCCCTTTCTGCGCCGCGTTAATCGCGTTGGTAACGGCACCCCAGGTGTAAATTGGCTGGATGCCACTGACCTCGGCCTGGGTGAAAATGCCCCAGTTTTCCCAATCATTTTCCAGGTTTGGATCCAGGTAATACTGGGAAGATGACAGTTCGGGATCGAAAGATTTGACACCGGGAACAAGTCCGTGAGCCGTAACCAGCTCCAGATTCGGCAGTATCCTGGATGCCCGGGCCCTGTCGAGACGGTTGCGTGCCAGTTCGACCTGTCCCTCCCTGGCTTCCAGCTCCGATGAATAGGAGCGGGCCATCTCCACAAAATCAGGAAAACTGACCCGAACCGTATCCCGTGCAGCAAGTTCTGCCGAAGCAAACAGCAACAGTCCCGCACATACACATGCGCTGAAAATAGTTGTTGATCTGGTCATAATGGTCTGGGTTGGTAGGCTGAAAATAAACAAAAAAAAAGCTCCGGTATCGGAGCTTTTCAGCGGAGAGAGAGGGATTCGAACCCCCGGAGCCTTGCGGCTCAACGGTTTTCAAGACCGCCGCATTCGACCACTCTGCCATCTCTCCGTCATATTTTCCAAAAGATACGAAATTTATTCGGATAACGCTTCCGCCCCTGAAACTATTTCCGAAATTTCCGTGGTAATGGCGGCCTGCCGCGCCTGATTGTATTCCAGTTCCAGATCACTGATAATTTCACCGGCGTTTTCTGTGGCGCTATCCATGGCCGTCATCCTTGCGCCCTGTTCCGCTGCGAAAGATTCAAGGGCCGCCTGCCATAGACGGATAGTTATGGAAAGGGGCAACACCTGATTCAGGATCGTTTCAGGATCGGGTTCGTACAGGTAATCAATGTCTTCCAGGCTGTTTTTTTCGGCCAATATTTCGTCGCCATCGTCCTGCTGTGGTTCCATTGCTTCCATCTGGTCGTTTCGCTCAATCGGCAGAACTTTGACGAACTTTCTGCGCTGGGCTATGACCGACTTGAACTCATTGTAGGCCAGGTACACCTCGTCATACTCCTTATCCTTGAAACGGAAAATAATTTCATCAACAACTTCGGAGACATTCCTGAATTCCAGCTTGTCAAAGAAACCGACCTTGTGATCAATGACCGGATATTTGCGAACCCTGAAGTAGTCATACGCCTTCTTCCCGAAGCATATCATGGAGAGTCTTTTCTCTTCAAGATGGTCCTGGAAGTTTTCGTGAAGCTGCTTCTCAACAACCCGGAACAAATTGGTATTAAATCCGCCGCACAACCCACGGTCGGATCCCATCACCAGCAGCAGAACATGTCCGGGCTCGCTCTTTTTTCTGAGCAGAGGGTTATCCGTATCGCTTTTTTGAACAAGCTTTTGCACCATTTTCTGCAAACTGTAGGTATATGGCCGTGCATCGGTCATCCGCTCCTGCGCTTTACGCAACCGTGCAGCAGCAACCATCTTCATGGCCCTGGTGATTTGCTGCGTGTTTTTGACCGATGATATTCGGTCACGTATGTCTCGCAAGTTGGCCATATCAGGCTTTTACGGGTTCGTTTAACAGAGATTTTTGCACGGAAAAGGCTTCCTGTTCCAGTTTCTCCGCAAGGTCGTCGCCCAGCACACCGGAGCTTCCAAGCTCTTTCATTTCATCGGCATATTTGAGCCTCAGTGCCTCGAGGTACTGTTTTTCAAAATCACCAATTTTGTTCAGGGGCAGGGTTTCCAGTGCTCCCTTGTTATTGGCGAGCAGGAGCGCGATCTGATCTTCAACAGGGAGCGGTACGTACTGTCCCTGTTTAAGGAGTTCAACGGTTTTCGCTCCACGGTTCAGCTGCCGTTGTGTGGAGGCGTCCAGCTCCGACCCAAACTTGGCGAATGCTTCAAGTTCGCGATACTGTGCCAGGTCAAGTTTCATCGTACCCGCAAGCTTCTTCATGGATTTCACCTGGGCGGCACCACCTACCCGGGATACCGAAATCCCTACATCGATAGCGGGTCTCACACCGGAGTTAAACAGGTTCGTCTGAAGGAAGATCTGGCCGTCGGTAATGGAAATGACATTTGTCGGGATATAAGCGGACACGTCGCCGGCCTGGGTCTCGATAATCGGCAGGGCGGTCAGCGAGCCGCCACCTTTAAGCTTGTCCCTGAGTGCGGCCGGCACATCGTTCATAGCCTTGGCTACCTCATCATTCGAGATGATTTTGGCGGCACGTTCGAGCAGGCGGCTGTGGAGATAGAACACATCCCCGGGAAACGCCTCACGTCCCGGCGGGCGTCGAAGCAGCAGTGAAAGCTCGCGGTAGGCAACGGCCTGTTTGGATAAATCATCAAAGATCACAAGAACATGGCGTCCGGTATCCCGGAAAAATTCGCCGATGGCGGCGCCGGCGAATGGGGCGATATACTGAAGCGGAGCCGAAACCGAAGCCGGAGCCGAAACAATAACCGTATAATCCGCCGCGCCGTTTTCCTCGATGGCCTGACTCACCTGGGCAACGGTGGAACCTTTCTGGCCGATGGCAACGTAGACGCAATAAACCGGTTTCTCGGTATCATGCGTACGCTTCTGGTTGATGATGGTGTCAATGGCAATAGCTGTTTTACCGGTCTGGCGGTCACCGATGATAAGCTCCCTCTGGCCCCGGCCAATGGGTATCAGGGCGTCCACAGACTTCAGGCCGGTCTGGACCGGCTCGGAAACCGGTTCCCGGAAGATAACACCCGGCGCCTTGCGTTCCAGCGGCAGGTTGATGGTCTCTCCCGATATCGGGCCTTTGCCATCCACCGGCCTCCCTAGGGGATCAATAACACGTCCCAGCAGGCCCTCGCCAACCGGAAGAGAAGCGATGTCACTGGTCCTTTGAACCTTGTCACCTTCTTTGATAAACCTGGCACCTCCGAACAGAACGATTCCTACGTTATCTTCTTCGAGGTTTTGAACCATTCCGCGAATGGGTTTGCCAGCTTCATCTTTGGAGTCAGGAAGCTCCACCAGCTCACCCGCCTGCACTTTGGACAGCCCGTAGACGCGGGCGATGCCGTCGCCAACTTCGAGGACCGTTCCGACATCGTAAACATCGGTTTTGTTGTCGAAACCGGCCAGTTGTTTTCGAAGTATGGCTGAAACTTCTTCTGGTTTAACGTGACTCATATCGATGGTCTTTCAATACTTGTACCGAAGCTCACTGTCCGCGTTACTGGAAAGTGCCTTCAAGCTGTTGAAGTTTGTGTTTGATGGTTCCGTCGATTACGGTGTCGTTGATTCGAACAGCAACCCCTCCTATCAGCGACGGATCTTCTATATAATTGAGGGACAGTGTTTTCCCGGTCCTTTTCTCGAGAGCTTTTTTCAATCTTTGGCCTTGTTTGTCGTCAGGTTTCGTCACCATGTAGACCGTGACTTCCAGAAGGCCCTGATCATCCCGATGGAGTTTACCAAATGCGGCCGCTGCACCGAAAAGCTGATCTTCACGCCGTTTTTCCAGTATCAGCCGAATAAACTGGCGGGTTATCTGGTGCATGTTGTCCCCGAAAAGCTTGTCCAGGGCATCCCTCTTAACCTTGCGCGAAATGATGTGGCTTTTGAGAAACAGGCGAAGTTCGGACGAAGCGGAAATGGTGCTGTAGACCTGCTTCATATCTTCGGATACGGCATCAAGAGCTTCCTGCTCTTTCGCCTCCTGAAACAGGGCTGATGCATATCGTTTGGCAACCTTGGTTACAATCATGGTGCCTCACTAATTCAGTTCATCGATGTAACGGTCAACGATCTTTTTATTCCGCTCTTCATCCAGCTCCTCGTCCAGTATCCGTGAAGCCGCTTTTACGGCCAGCCGGGAAACTTCCGCCCGAAGTTCAATCAACGCCTGCTTTTTCTCCTGCTCTATGGAAGCACGAGCCTGTTCCACCAGATTGTCGGCTTCGTTTTTCGCTTTCTCCAAACGATCGGCCCTGATGGCTTCCGCCTCTTCCAGCGCTTCCTTGCGGATCTTCTGGGATATGCCTTCGGCCTCTCTCAGCGCCTTTTCATTATCCTTTGAAACAGCCTCTGCCTCTTCTTTGGCTTTTTTTGCGGATTCCAGCGACTCTTTAATCGCTTTTTCCCTCTCGCCAAGAGCATTCAGAATGGGATTCCAGGCAAACCGGGAGATCAGCCACAGGAAAAGGAGAAATGTGATTAGCACCCAGAAAAACAGGCCGAAATCAACATCAAGCAGACCTTGCGCAATAACAGGATTCATGATTGTACCATCCACCGTTTAAAAAGCATGAAAAAAAGCTGGCCGCACCGGTTGATCAGCTGAGTGCGAGAATAATACAGACCACCTGGCCGAACAGGGCAACACCTTCAATAAAGGCTGCGGAAATCAACATGGATGTCCGGATATCACCGGAAGCTTCCGGCTGACGGGCAGATCCCTCCATGGCGCCCTTTCCGATCATTCCGATTCCAATTGCGGCTCCGATGGTGGTGATCCCGGCCCCGAATCCTGCTGCCAAATATGCTAATTCCATGGTTTTACTCCAGTTTATTTTGTGATTAATCGTGAGAGAATGTGTCGTCAGTGCGCGTGCTCTTCACTGTGGTCGTCTACGGCCAGACCGATAAACAGTGCCGACAAAATGGTAAACACATACGCCTGAATAAAACTGACCAACGCCTTGATCAGGTACACGAACAGTGTCAGAAATACCCAAATCCAGGAGGTGCCATACGCAATCCCCGGACCAAACAGGTCAGAGAAGATAAAAATGGTTCCCAGTAAAGAAAAGATTAAAATTTTCCCTGATGCCATATTGGCAAACAGTCGAATACAGAGGGCAAATGGCTTTGTAAACAGACCCAGAAGTTCGACGGGCATCAGGATGAACTTTATGGGCACGGGAATTCCCGGAAACCAGAACACGTGTTTCCAGTGCTCCTTGCTGGCAAAAATCTGTGTGGCAAGAAAGGTAAAAATTGCCAGAACGGCCGTTACGGTGATATCGGCCGTTGAAGAGACGCCCCAAGGCATAAGACCGAAGAAGTTCATGAACAGAATCATGAAGAAAACCGTCAGCAGATAGGGGGTGAATTTTTCATATTTCTTCGGGCCGATGTTTTGCAGTGCAACATCATCCCGTATAAACACCACCAGCGTCTCGAACATGTTTTGAAACGCTCCTTTGGGCTCGGTTTGCCTGCCGGTACCCTGGCGATATCTGCGAGAGAGAGGCACGAAAATCATCAGGGTAACCAAAGCCGCAAGCCAGAAAAAGACCAGGTGTGAAGTGATGGAAAAATCAAACTGCGGGGCTTCTCCCGTGTCCTTTCTAACAATGTGATAGGTGGCGGGTACGATGCGGCCGTCGCGAATTTCCTCAGCGGATTCCAGATAGGCGGCATCCGTGTAACGATCGGAAGCCTGGTTCAGAAGAGCCGTAGTACTGCGAAAAAACAGGAAATCTCCGTCATCGTATATCAGGCGGGGAAGTTCGATTTTCCCCAGCGGAGAAAAATCCAGATAGTGGTGGTCAACCACTTTTCCAATGAGATCCACCCTGTTTTTATCTTTTGTATCCGCTCTTGCTTCTGCAGC
The Balneolales bacterium ANBcel1 DNA segment above includes these coding regions:
- a CDS encoding TolC family protein, whose translation is MTRSTTIFSACVCAGLLLFASAELAARDTVRVSFPDFVEMARSYSSELEAREGQVELARNRLDRARASRILPNLELVTAHGLVPGVKSFDPELSSSQYYLDPNLENDWENWGIFTQAEVSGIQPIYTWGAVTNAINAAQKGVEAARYEFEAEKETFVLQMFELYQSALLVTELERLVRDAQSQLDEAEKELERLRDEGDPSIEEKDVFEFYIFREEFQAMREEVAQTRNFVFNAWNILLANNGQRVYLPQERFLDPVPQQLQDLSFYESAALQNRAELSGIAAAEEAAQFGVKAARAQYYPSLVLGLSAGMGYTPNRPRQTNPFIRNNTNFMSARVGFGFRQNLNFWQVNNSVQRSRIQRQQVRDTRDAATDGIRLELGDRYRDARVTESRRRSKSNALDLSNEWLRTEQIDFDLGFGDIKNLVDAVKKKMELEVEVTELTFNLNMRVARLHRAAGLPLFELMPGSNAASAP
- the atpH gene encoding ATP synthase F1 subunit delta translates to MIVTKVAKRYASALFQEAKEQEALDAVSEDMKQVYSTISASSELRLFLKSHIISRKVKRDALDKLFGDNMHQITRQFIRLILEKRREDQLFGAAAAFGKLHRDDQGLLEVTVYMVTKPDDKQGQRLKKALEKRTGKTLSLNYIEDPSLIGGVAVRINDTVIDGTIKHKLQQLEGTFQ
- the atpB gene encoding F0F1 ATP synthase subunit A produces the protein MDLIGKVVDHHYLDFSPLGKIELPRLIYDDGDFLFFRSTTALLNQASDRYTDAAYLESAEEIRDGRIVPATYHIVRKDTGEAPQFDFSITSHLVFFWLAALVTLMIFVPLSRRYRQGTGRQTEPKGAFQNMFETLVVFIRDDVALQNIGPKKYEKFTPYLLTVFFMILFMNFFGLMPWGVSSTADITVTAVLAIFTFLATQIFASKEHWKHVFWFPGIPVPIKFILMPVELLGLFTKPFALCIRLFANMASGKILIFSLLGTIFIFSDLFGPGIAYGTSWIWVFLTLFVYLIKALVSFIQAYVFTILSALFIGLAVDDHSEEHAH
- the atpA gene encoding F0F1 ATP synthase subunit alpha, which gives rise to MSHVKPEEVSAILRKQLAGFDNKTDVYDVGTVLEVGDGIARVYGLSKVQAGELVELPDSKDEAGKPIRGMVQNLEEDNVGIVLFGGARFIKEGDKVQRTSDIASLPVGEGLLGRVIDPLGRPVDGKGPISGETINLPLERKAPGVIFREPVSEPVQTGLKSVDALIPIGRGQRELIIGDRQTGKTAIAIDTIINQKRTHDTEKPVYCVYVAIGQKGSTVAQVSQAIEENGAADYTVIVSAPASVSAPLQYIAPFAGAAIGEFFRDTGRHVLVIFDDLSKQAVAYRELSLLLRRPPGREAFPGDVFYLHSRLLERAAKIISNDEVAKAMNDVPAALRDKLKGGGSLTALPIIETQAGDVSAYIPTNVISITDGQIFLQTNLFNSGVRPAIDVGISVSRVGGAAQVKSMKKLAGTMKLDLAQYRELEAFAKFGSELDASTQRQLNRGAKTVELLKQGQYVPLPVEDQIALLLANNKGALETLPLNKIGDFEKQYLEALRLKYADEMKELGSSGVLGDDLAEKLEQEAFSVQKSLLNEPVKA
- the atpG gene encoding ATP synthase F1 subunit gamma, encoding MANLRDIRDRISSVKNTQQITRAMKMVAAARLRKAQERMTDARPYTYSLQKMVQKLVQKSDTDNPLLRKKSEPGHVLLLVMGSDRGLCGGFNTNLFRVVEKQLHENFQDHLEEKRLSMICFGKKAYDYFRVRKYPVIDHKVGFFDKLEFRNVSEVVDEIIFRFKDKEYDEVYLAYNEFKSVIAQRRKFVKVLPIERNDQMEAMEPQQDDGDEILAEKNSLEDIDYLYEPDPETILNQVLPLSITIRLWQAALESFAAEQGARMTAMDSATENAGEIISDLELEYNQARQAAITTEISEIVSGAEALSE
- the atpE gene encoding ATP synthase F0 subunit C, yielding MELAYLAAGFGAGITTIGAAIGIGMIGKGAMEGSARQPEASGDIRTSMLISAAFIEGVALFGQVVCIILALS
- the atpF gene encoding F0F1 ATP synthase subunit B, with product MNPVIAQGLLDVDFGLFFWVLITFLLFLWLISRFAWNPILNALGEREKAIKESLESAKKAKEEAEAVSKDNEKALREAEGISQKIRKEALEEAEAIRADRLEKAKNEADNLVEQARASIEQEKKQALIELRAEVSRLAVKAASRILDEELDEERNKKIVDRYIDELN